The Chryseobacterium suipulveris genome window below encodes:
- a CDS encoding aldehyde dehydrogenase family protein: MEIKEIYDTMVYGPAPETAAPAIEFLETHKRSFDLFIGGEWVKPHSKKYIDSHNPSNKEFLAKIAEADEADVDKAVKAANKALPEWVKIGGFERAKYLYALARQIQKNSRLFAVLETLDNGKPIRETRDIDIPIVARHFYNHAGWAKLMDTEFKDYKEVGVIGQIIPWNFPLMMLAWKVAPALAMGNTVVLKPAEYTSLTALLFAKICEKIGLPKGVVNIVTGRGSVAGTALVNHKDIQKVAFTGSTRVGKILRTEIAGSGKKISLELGGKSPFIVFEDADLDSAVEGIVDAIWFNQGQVCCAGSRLLVQESIAEKFYKKLRTRMDTLRIGDPLDKAVDMGAIVDKVQLKTIDNLVKLGVEEGCKMYQPKNGLPKDGWFFPPTLFTDVPTSSVIAQEEIFGPVLVAMTFRSHNEAVALANNTRYGLAASIWTENINLALDVAPKIKAGAVWINCTNQFDANAGFGGYRESGFGREGGKEGLYEYMKPRIEDEFASKPIVPKAEKSKPRAKNILADIDRTTKMYIGGKQARPDGGYSMEIKNAFGEYIGEVSEGNRKDIRNAVEAAHADKSWNGMTGHGRAQVLYYIAENLAIRAEEFAERIVEMTNQSLASARVEVEKSIERIYTYAAFADKYDGAAHSTVQRMVTLAMPEAVGVMAVICPDENPLLGFISTVIPAIAMGNNVVVVPSEKHPFSATDFYQILETSDVPAGTVNIVTGSKEELAKELAKHYNIDGIWYFGTAEGSKDIELLSTDSMKRSWVNFGKYRNWLDNAQGEGQEFLRHATEIKNIWIPYGA, from the coding sequence ATGGAAATCAAAGAAATATACGACACAATGGTTTACGGTCCCGCTCCAGAAACTGCAGCTCCTGCAATTGAGTTTTTAGAAACGCATAAAAGAAGTTTCGACCTCTTTATCGGTGGAGAATGGGTAAAGCCCCATTCAAAAAAATACATCGATTCGCACAATCCAAGCAATAAGGAATTTTTGGCAAAAATCGCCGAAGCCGATGAAGCCGATGTTGACAAAGCTGTGAAAGCAGCCAACAAAGCACTCCCGGAATGGGTAAAAATCGGCGGCTTCGAAAGAGCAAAATACCTTTATGCATTGGCGCGACAGATCCAGAAAAACTCACGGCTCTTTGCAGTGCTCGAAACTTTAGACAACGGGAAACCCATCCGTGAAACCCGCGATATCGACATTCCGATCGTGGCGAGACATTTTTATAACCACGCAGGTTGGGCAAAACTGATGGATACCGAATTTAAGGATTACAAAGAAGTAGGAGTTATCGGCCAAATTATCCCTTGGAATTTTCCGCTGATGATGTTGGCGTGGAAAGTCGCACCAGCTTTAGCAATGGGAAATACCGTGGTTTTAAAACCGGCAGAATATACTTCGCTCACCGCTTTGCTTTTCGCGAAAATCTGTGAAAAAATCGGACTTCCGAAAGGAGTGGTAAATATTGTTACCGGTCGTGGTTCCGTTGCAGGGACGGCTTTAGTCAATCATAAAGACATCCAGAAAGTTGCATTCACCGGTTCAACAAGAGTAGGTAAAATTTTAAGAACAGAAATCGCGGGAAGCGGCAAGAAAATTTCCCTCGAATTAGGCGGGAAATCTCCATTCATCGTTTTCGAAGACGCCGATTTGGATTCTGCGGTGGAAGGAATTGTTGACGCAATTTGGTTCAACCAGGGACAAGTTTGCTGTGCAGGTTCCCGACTTTTGGTTCAGGAAAGTATTGCTGAGAAATTCTATAAAAAATTAAGGACGAGAATGGATACGCTCAGAATTGGCGATCCACTTGACAAAGCGGTCGATATGGGCGCAATCGTAGATAAAGTTCAGCTCAAAACCATTGATAATCTGGTGAAACTCGGCGTTGAGGAGGGCTGCAAAATGTACCAACCAAAAAACGGTTTGCCGAAAGACGGATGGTTCTTCCCGCCGACTTTATTTACCGACGTTCCCACAAGTTCGGTAATCGCCCAGGAAGAAATTTTCGGACCGGTTTTGGTGGCGATGACTTTCCGTTCGCACAACGAGGCGGTTGCTTTGGCAAATAACACCCGTTACGGTTTGGCTGCAAGTATTTGGACAGAAAATATCAATCTTGCTTTAGATGTGGCTCCGAAAATTAAAGCAGGTGCAGTTTGGATCAACTGTACCAATCAATTCGATGCAAATGCAGGGTTTGGCGGATACAGAGAATCTGGTTTTGGAAGAGAGGGTGGAAAAGAAGGACTTTATGAATACATGAAGCCAAGAATTGAAGACGAATTTGCTTCAAAACCGATCGTTCCCAAAGCTGAGAAATCTAAACCGAGAGCTAAGAATATTCTTGCAGATATCGATAGAACCACAAAAATGTATATAGGTGGGAAACAGGCACGTCCGGATGGCGGTTACAGTATGGAAATCAAAAATGCGTTCGGTGAATACATTGGCGAAGTTTCTGAAGGTAACAGAAAAGACATCAGAAATGCCGTGGAAGCTGCGCACGCCGACAAATCCTGGAACGGAATGACCGGTCACGGAAGAGCGCAGGTTCTTTACTATATCGCAGAAAACCTTGCAATCCGTGCAGAAGAATTCGCAGAAAGAATTGTGGAAATGACCAACCAAAGCTTAGCTTCCGCAAGAGTAGAGGTGGAGAAATCCATCGAGAGAATCTACACCTACGCTGCTTTTGCAGATAAATACGATGGAGCGGCACATTCCACCGTTCAGCGGATGGTAACTTTGGCGATGCCGGAAGCAGTGGGAGTGATGGCGGTAATTTGTCCCGACGAAAATCCGTTGTTAGGATTTATTTCTACGGTGATTCCAGCAATCGCGATGGGAAATAATGTGGTGGTGGTTCCTTCGGAAAAACATCCTTTTTCAGCGACCGATTTCTACCAGATTCTGGAAACGTCGGATGTTCCTGCAGGAACGGTAAACATTGTAACTGGATCAAAAGAAGAATTGGCAAAAGAACTCGCAAAACACTATAACATCGACGGAATCTGGTATTTCGGAACTGCGGAAGGAAGCAAAGACATCGAACTGCTTTCGACAGATTCTATGAAACGTTCGTGGGTGAATTTCGGCAAATACAGAAACTGGCTCGACAATGCTCAAGGCGAAGGTCAGGAATTCCTGCGACACGCCACTGAAATCAAGAATATCTGGATTCCTTACGGAGCTTAG
- a CDS encoding APC family permease has translation MSSRLEPKYGLFTAISLVIGQVIGSGIFFKVDDVLFAAQGNILAGLLGFVFVGVSVVFAAASMANYAEIFPKDGGILNYVEYRFGKKSAAFVGWMYLSLFYPLLTAVLFTVSGIYIAHLLAEFTAFKPTFLHYSLIGFFNLCLFLGMNIFRPKSSGIFQQLTTVIKLIPLIFIASLGILSIAQGNVTEANAFTNATTNLSSDQSLWLLVAASFIPISFAFDGWYIATQLSGEIRNSEKNLPKALIIGTLTVLLVYVLYYCGIVLRMDSSDILELKDTYITEFSRKIAAKSGAVLIQVFVIISVLGTSNGLLLASTRVPYQFYNLENSRKFLKLGKVNEKTNTPINSAVLAFVVIVFYLVLYYLTNTLPFFTEINYDISAIPIAFIYMVNGALFVGLLSLIKKDIFKGNRFFKYFMAVTAILGVVIVLIGTATAQNGISYIFISVIYFLVGFLFVNSRN, from the coding sequence ATGTCTTCCCGTCTCGAACCCAAATACGGATTATTTACAGCCATCTCTTTAGTGATCGGACAGGTCATTGGTTCCGGTATTTTTTTCAAAGTTGATGATGTTCTTTTTGCCGCTCAGGGAAATATTCTCGCGGGTTTGCTGGGATTTGTCTTCGTTGGAGTGAGCGTGGTTTTTGCGGCGGCATCGATGGCGAATTATGCGGAGATTTTCCCAAAAGACGGTGGAATCCTGAATTATGTCGAATACCGTTTTGGCAAAAAATCTGCGGCTTTCGTCGGCTGGATGTATCTGAGTTTGTTTTATCCGCTGCTTACTGCAGTGCTTTTCACGGTTTCAGGGATTTATATTGCGCATCTTTTGGCGGAATTTACGGCGTTCAAACCGACATTTTTACATTACTCGCTGATTGGTTTTTTCAATCTATGTCTTTTTCTCGGGATGAATATATTCCGTCCGAAAAGCAGCGGGATTTTTCAGCAGTTGACGACGGTCATTAAGCTCATTCCTTTAATTTTTATCGCTTCTTTGGGGATTTTGAGCATTGCGCAGGGAAATGTGACAGAAGCCAATGCTTTTACCAATGCTACGACAAACCTGAGTTCGGATCAAAGTTTGTGGCTTTTGGTGGCGGCAAGTTTCATCCCGATTTCGTTTGCGTTTGACGGTTGGTACATTGCGACCCAACTTTCGGGAGAGATCCGGAATTCTGAGAAAAATCTGCCGAAAGCTTTAATCATCGGAACTTTGACCGTCTTGTTGGTTTATGTTCTGTACTATTGCGGAATTGTTTTGAGAATGGACAGCTCAGATATTCTGGAATTGAAGGACACCTATATCACTGAGTTTTCGCGCAAAATTGCCGCAAAAAGCGGAGCGGTCTTGATTCAGGTTTTTGTAATTATTTCGGTTTTGGGAACGTCCAACGGTTTGCTGTTGGCTTCGACGCGGGTTCCTTACCAGTTTTACAATCTTGAAAATTCCCGAAAGTTTCTGAAACTTGGGAAAGTGAACGAAAAGACGAATACGCCGATCAACAGTGCGGTTCTTGCATTTGTGGTGATCGTTTTCTATTTGGTTTTGTATTACCTCACGAACACGCTCCCTTTTTTCACTGAAATAAATTACGATATTTCCGCGATTCCGATTGCGTTTATCTACATGGTCAATGGTGCGCTGTTCGTCGGTTTGCTTTCTCTCATCAAAAAGGACATATTCAAAGGAAACCGTTTTTTCAAATATTTTATGGCGGTAACCGCTATTCTGGGAGTGGTAATTGTCTTGATCGGAACGGCGACTGCTCAGAATGGAATTTCTTATATATTCATCAGTGTTATCTATTTTCTGGTGGGTTTTCTCTTTGTCAATAGTAGAAACTGA
- a CDS encoding ABC-F family ATP-binding cassette domain-containing protein codes for MNYVSAENLTKSYGLKVLFKDISFNINEGDKIAIVAKNGSGKSTLLKILMGKEIADSGNVVVNKDIQVVLFDQEIDFEGELSVEEFMMTLDSAPIMALKNYHHALHTENADDMEKALIEMELHKAWDLENEMKQILSQLKITDLEAKMKTLSGGQIKRVALAKLLLETRAEHRHTLLIMDEPTNHLDVDMVEWLENYLSKAMVTLLLVTHDRYFLDSVCDTIWEMEDQNLYLHNGSYATYLENKMIREENLNATIDKANNLYRKELEWMRRQPKARTTKSKSRIDAFYETEKVAKTDTRKQNLKLDFEMKRLGKKILELQHIDKSFGDKVLLKDFSYSFQRGEKVGIVGKNGAGKSTLLNIIQELEPFDNGKIETGETIKFGYFSQKGLAYKEDERVIDFIKEIGENFPLANGRTISALQFLRLFLFDDQTQYSPISKLSGGEKRRLHLMYVLYQNPNFLIFDEPTNDLDLPTLSVLENFLLNFQGCLIIVSHDRYFMDRIVDHILAFEGDGKIKDFTGNFSEYREKKSQEQSKKSQVEEAEPPSQIVSNEIKQYQTKNKLTFKEQRELETIEKEMPELEEKRAKILEFLNNETDYEKISVLSKDLESISEKLEEMEMRWLELQIE; via the coding sequence ATGAACTACGTTTCCGCAGAAAACCTCACCAAATCTTACGGCTTAAAAGTTTTGTTTAAAGATATTTCCTTCAATATCAACGAGGGAGACAAAATTGCCATTGTCGCCAAAAACGGTTCGGGTAAATCGACTTTGCTTAAAATCCTGATGGGAAAAGAAATCGCCGATTCCGGAAATGTGGTGGTCAATAAAGATATTCAGGTAGTGCTTTTTGACCAGGAAATCGATTTCGAAGGTGAGCTGAGCGTGGAGGAATTTATGATGACGCTCGATTCCGCACCGATTATGGCCTTGAAAAATTACCATCACGCGCTGCATACGGAAAATGCCGACGATATGGAAAAAGCCCTTATCGAAATGGAGCTCCACAAAGCGTGGGATTTGGAAAATGAGATGAAGCAAATCCTGTCGCAGCTGAAGATTACCGATTTGGAGGCGAAAATGAAAACACTTTCCGGTGGACAAATTAAGAGGGTTGCTTTGGCGAAACTGCTTTTGGAAACCCGTGCAGAACACCGTCATACCCTTTTGATTATGGACGAACCCACGAACCACCTCGATGTCGATATGGTGGAATGGCTCGAAAACTACCTCTCGAAGGCGATGGTGACTTTGCTCCTCGTGACTCACGACCGATATTTCCTCGATTCTGTGTGCGACACAATCTGGGAAATGGAGGATCAGAATCTTTACCTTCACAACGGGAGTTACGCCACTTATCTGGAAAACAAGATGATCCGCGAAGAAAATCTGAACGCAACCATCGACAAAGCAAACAATCTTTACCGAAAAGAACTAGAGTGGATGCGGCGACAACCGAAAGCAAGGACTACAAAATCAAAATCGCGAATCGACGCCTTTTACGAAACTGAGAAAGTGGCGAAAACAGACACCAGGAAACAGAATCTCAAACTGGATTTCGAAATGAAACGACTTGGGAAAAAGATTCTCGAACTGCAGCATATCGACAAAAGTTTCGGCGACAAAGTTTTGCTTAAAGATTTTTCATATTCATTTCAACGAGGCGAAAAAGTCGGGATTGTCGGAAAGAATGGAGCAGGGAAATCGACGCTACTTAATATCATCCAGGAACTGGAACCGTTTGACAATGGAAAGATCGAAACAGGTGAAACTATTAAGTTTGGCTACTTTTCCCAGAAAGGATTGGCCTATAAAGAAGATGAACGCGTTATTGATTTTATTAAAGAAATTGGTGAGAACTTCCCGTTAGCAAACGGAAGAACCATTTCTGCATTGCAGTTTTTGCGGCTTTTTCTTTTTGATGACCAAACTCAATATTCACCGATTTCGAAACTTTCCGGTGGCGAAAAAAGAAGGCTGCATTTGATGTACGTTCTTTATCAGAATCCGAATTTCCTGATTTTCGACGAACCGACGAACGATCTCGATCTGCCGACATTGTCAGTTTTGGAGAATTTCCTCCTTAATTTCCAGGGTTGTCTGATTATCGTTTCCCACGACAGATATTTTATGGACCGGATTGTGGATCACATTCTGGCATTTGAAGGCGATGGAAAAATCAAAGATTTTACTGGAAATTTTTCGGAATATAGAGAAAAGAAGAGCCAAGAGCAAAGTAAAAAGAGCCAGGTTGAAGAAGCAGAACCACCCTCTCAAATTGTTTCCAACGAAATCAAACAATATCAAACCAAGAACAAACTGACTTTCAAAGAACAGCGCGAACTGGAAACCATCGAAAAAGAAATGCCTGAACTTGAAGAAAAGCGCGCGAAGATTTTAGAATTCCTCAACAACGAAACCGACTACGAGAAAATCTCTGTCCTTTCCAAAGACCTCGAATCCATTTCTGAAAAACTGGAAGAAATGGAAATGCGCTGGCTGGAACTTCAGATTGAATGA
- a CDS encoding HigA family addiction module antitoxin translates to MKKHISNSIHPGEILREDLITPTGLSVTEAASLLGISRLSLSKILNGRGGITPNIALRIEKVFGGNAEFWLRLQRNYDLETEREIFRKNPPKLKAFHA, encoded by the coding sequence ATGAAAAAACACATCAGCAACAGCATTCACCCCGGTGAAATTCTCAGAGAAGACTTAATCACGCCAACTGGTTTGAGCGTAACCGAAGCCGCTTCTTTGCTCGGAATTTCAAGGTTGAGTCTCTCAAAAATTCTAAATGGTCGAGGTGGAATTACGCCCAATATTGCTCTTCGCATTGAAAAAGTTTTCGGGGGAAACGCTGAATTCTGGCTTCGATTGCAAAGAAATTACGATTTGGAAACCGAAAGAGAAATCTTCAGGAAAAATCCACCAAAACTAAAAGCTTTCCACGCTTAA
- a CDS encoding type II toxin-antitoxin system RelE/ParE family toxin: MIVSFQHKGLKLLWTKGDRSKLPSNMVDKIIRILIIIDTLEHVPNDLKNLNTLRPHPLKGELKDFWSLTVNGNWRIIFLQQ; this comes from the coding sequence ATGATCGTTTCATTCCAACATAAAGGGTTAAAATTGCTCTGGACTAAAGGTGACCGCAGCAAACTGCCTTCAAATATGGTTGACAAAATCATCAGGATTTTAATCATTATTGACACTCTTGAACATGTTCCTAATGATCTAAAAAATTTAAATACTCTTCGCCCGCATCCATTGAAAGGCGAATTGAAAGATTTTTGGTCTTTGACGGTCAATGGAAATTGGAGAATTATTTTTCTTCAACAATGA
- the deoC gene encoding deoxyribose-phosphate aldolase translates to MEKILDKKHSGTVVQNSEERNEGIPFNTKFFDSININRSAIERRVGTLTGRRSVKKEFQAAWLLKAISMIDLTTLAGDDTRGNVLRLCEKAQHPVREDLLAKLGMLDSKLTTGAVCVYHNLIPYAKEALKGSNIPIAAVSTGFPAGKNSLEEKIAEIKKSVAAGATEIDIVISRDLVLESKWKELYEEIKLCRQACGDAHMKTILATGEIPTYTKVAKASWVAMMAGSDFIKTSTGKESVNATLAVSLVMIRCIRDYYELTGVKVGYKPAGGIQKAKQALDYLILIKEELGNDWLNPNLFRFGASSLLGDIERQLEHYVTGRYSAGFRHPMA, encoded by the coding sequence ATGGAAAAGATTTTAGATAAAAAACATTCAGGAACAGTTGTGCAGAATTCCGAGGAGAGAAACGAGGGAATTCCCTTCAACACGAAGTTTTTTGATTCGATCAATATCAACAGGAGCGCGATCGAAAGAAGAGTCGGTACCCTCACCGGAAGAAGAAGCGTGAAGAAAGAATTCCAGGCGGCGTGGTTACTGAAGGCGATCTCAATGATCGACCTCACCACGCTTGCAGGCGATGATACCCGTGGAAACGTACTCCGGCTCTGCGAAAAAGCACAACATCCGGTTCGCGAAGACTTGCTCGCAAAACTCGGCATGCTTGATTCCAAGCTTACAACAGGCGCGGTCTGCGTTTACCATAACCTGATTCCGTATGCAAAAGAAGCGTTGAAAGGCAGCAATATCCCAATCGCGGCAGTTTCAACAGGATTTCCTGCAGGAAAAAATTCGCTGGAGGAAAAAATTGCAGAAATCAAGAAATCCGTCGCGGCGGGAGCTACAGAAATCGACATCGTGATTTCCAGAGATTTGGTGCTCGAATCCAAATGGAAGGAACTCTACGAAGAAATCAAACTTTGTCGTCAAGCGTGTGGCGACGCACACATGAAGACCATTCTCGCAACCGGCGAAATCCCAACCTACACGAAAGTGGCGAAAGCAAGCTGGGTTGCAATGATGGCGGGTTCAGATTTCATCAAAACATCCACCGGAAAAGAGTCGGTCAACGCAACTTTGGCGGTAAGTTTGGTCATGATCCGCTGCATCCGCGACTACTACGAACTAACCGGCGTGAAGGTCGGCTACAAACCGGCGGGAGGAATCCAGAAGGCAAAACAGGCACTCGATTATTTAATTTTAATTAAAGAGGAACTCGGCAACGACTGGCTCAATCCGAACCTCTTCCGATTTGGCGCAAGTTCGCTATTGGGCGATATCGAGCGGCAATTGGAGCACTATGTTACCGGAAGGTACAGTGCAGGTTTCCGTCATCCGATGGCGTAG
- a CDS encoding glycoside hydrolase family 25 protein: MAKQTIRRKTTRKIHKRRKQHWLFRRWILLLVLALALLGTGFYLKEKIAFYYAMYFNQFEHKKLSNSEFEERRINRILGDYADKTFGIDISHYQRKEDIEWDSLSIGNRTIPIKFVILRGTMGNKSADRHFDEFWKIAKKHELIRGAYHFYRADEDPVMQANNFLSNVKLESGDLPPVLDIEKIPKRKTNKKLIEDLKIWCRIVEETYGKKPIIYTYYHYYKDFLRGEFDDYPLWLANYNDVPQPSPTDDWKIWQFTENGIVYGINTKVDVNVFNGNRWSLKRMTLD, encoded by the coding sequence ATGGCAAAACAAACCATCAGAAGAAAAACCACCCGAAAAATTCACAAGCGCAGAAAACAACACTGGCTGTTTCGGCGGTGGATTTTACTTTTGGTACTTGCTTTGGCTTTGTTGGGAACCGGTTTTTATTTAAAGGAGAAAATTGCGTTTTACTATGCGATGTATTTCAACCAGTTTGAGCATAAAAAACTTTCGAATTCCGAGTTTGAGGAAAGGAGGATCAACCGGATTCTCGGTGACTATGCCGATAAAACTTTCGGGATCGATATTTCCCATTACCAAAGAAAAGAGGATATCGAGTGGGACAGTTTGAGCATTGGAAACCGAACGATTCCCATCAAGTTCGTCATTCTCCGGGGAACGATGGGAAACAAATCTGCTGATCGCCATTTCGACGAATTCTGGAAAATCGCCAAAAAGCACGAACTCATCCGTGGAGCTTACCATTTTTACCGTGCCGATGAAGATCCTGTAATGCAGGCAAATAATTTTCTTTCCAACGTAAAATTGGAATCTGGAGATTTGCCGCCCGTTCTCGATATCGAGAAAATCCCGAAACGGAAAACCAACAAAAAACTTATCGAAGACCTGAAAATCTGGTGCAGAATTGTGGAGGAAACCTACGGCAAAAAACCGATTATCTACACTTACTACCATTACTACAAGGATTTCCTGAGAGGTGAGTTCGACGATTATCCGCTTTGGTTGGCCAATTACAACGATGTGCCGCAACCTTCACCAACTGACGACTGGAAAATTTGGCAGTTCACCGAAAACGGAATCGTGTACGGAATCAACACCAAAGTCGATGTAAACGTCTTTAATGGAAATAGGTGGAGCTTGAAAAGAATGACTTTGGATTAA